Proteins encoded in a region of the Acetomicrobium thermoterrenum DSM 13490 genome:
- a CDS encoding formate dehydrogenase accessory sulfurtransferase FdhD, with product MFSDVNYFRFSAKEKDSACKVDQVAHEKDIAIYVNKSYYTSLRATLNDTKELAIGHLFFHDVVKSHDNIEDIENEDKAIVKVELKPSSSCQNNVLEYIDVNWTVSADAIYGGIALLQEAPLYRKTGAFHVAILMHHKGYKYFLLEDIARHNVIEKAIGKAILEGIKREEYMLLFSGRLMHELVRKMLIAKIPIIGGISATTCEAIDLAQKYGATLIGFIREGRMNVYTHPARIIEFFKC from the coding sequence TTGTTTAGTGATGTGAATTATTTTAGATTTTCCGCTAAAGAGAAAGACAGTGCTTGCAAGGTGGACCAGGTCGCGCACGAAAAAGATATTGCAATTTACGTAAACAAATCTTACTACACATCCCTACGAGCGACGCTGAATGATACAAAAGAATTGGCCATAGGTCACTTATTCTTTCATGACGTGGTTAAAAGTCATGACAATATAGAAGATATTGAAAACGAAGACAAGGCAATTGTAAAGGTCGAATTGAAACCTTCTTCATCCTGCCAAAATAATGTGCTCGAATATATAGATGTAAATTGGACAGTAAGCGCAGATGCGATATATGGTGGTATTGCGCTTCTACAAGAAGCTCCCCTCTATAGAAAGACAGGAGCATTCCACGTAGCTATTTTAATGCACCATAAAGGTTACAAATATTTTCTATTGGAAGATATAGCAAGGCATAATGTAATAGAAAAGGCTATAGGTAAAGCAATACTTGAAGGTATAAAAAGAGAAGAATACATGTTATTGTTTTCAGGAAGACTAATGCATGAATTGGTTAGAAAAATGTTGATCGCTAAAATACCGATAATAGGAGGTATTTCTGCCACTACATGTGAGGCGATAGACCTGGCACAAAAATACGGAGCTACATTAATCGGTTTTATACGCGAAGGAAGAATGAACGTTTACACTCACCCCGCCAGAATTATCGAGTTTTTTAAATGCTAA